DNA sequence from the Vicia villosa cultivar HV-30 ecotype Madison, WI linkage group LG3, Vvil1.0, whole genome shotgun sequence genome:
ggaaaatagtaagaaccacacctaaaaaATTGTACCTCAATTTTGTCTACAGAATATTTCATTGACTACACACCTATAATTAATTGATAgtgtaattaatattttaaaagtaaAATTGTGATTTGGTGCACGTCCTTTATTTTCATTTGACGGGATACACATTTTCGATACAATCAACTAGTAACAAGAAGAGAAATTTAAACAAAATTCACTCATAAAATATCACATTAAAATGTGTCATGAGTAAGAATCTTTGATAAAATGTGTCATGAGTAAGAATTTTTGATAAAATGTGTCACGAGTAAGGATccacttcattttttaaaaagaaatagaaGGTCCGTTACTATAGTTTTATGTGTATATTACACGTATTTTTAAAACATGtgacacatatttattatttatttaccttTATGCACACAAAATTATAGTAATGGACCttccattttattttaagaaATGAAGTGAATTCATACTCGTCACGATATATAtagagaggagggttatattgactccaagagtaagtgttcaacacttactccaaatcataactattgattatcattaatccaacggttttaattaaagttttatataaaaaaatatttccaaaaataattagattaaatgatcaattaaaaccgttagattaatgaaaatcaatggttatgatttggagtaagtgttgaacacttactcttggagtcaatataaccctcctaatAGACACGACAGAATTAATAATGTAGATGTTGTTAGTTTCTCTAACTTTTGAAGGCTAACTTCACAATTCTTTGACTAATCAAAAGTCTTACTCACCCTTCAAAGTCAATTGCATCACAGGTAAAACAACGAATCTCTCGTATATTCAGCGTACTCTCTCACTTTATCTTACACGAATCTGCTAATTTGCCGTCATAGCTAATTGCAAGTCCAAGAAACTAAACCTCGTTAAGCCAAAATTCACATTTAGACTCACTTATAATTGTCTATTTTAATATTACAACGTCCTCAAATACTTCTCGCGTTCTTCTATGCTCGGAGAGTATAAGAGAATGTCATTGATAAACACAACTACAAACCATTTCAAGTACCGTTAATCACGTTCATATAAGCCATCAACAGATTGATCCATTACATTGTTTTATGCTTCAAGTCtcttttctgttcttttttatctttttgttgATGACATAAGAGAGAGAAGACGAATATGTATTTAAGCATCTGAACCTAAttgatttaaatttgtttatgCTTAACTTAATTTTGAATATCTGTTTTATTGTGCTTCAATGAAAAATGTAATTAACCTAGCTAGGACGTTTACAAACCCCACCCTTAGGACTTTCTGAGTTAGGGAGAGCTTACAAAATCTCACTCTTAGGACTATCAAACTCTTGGAGAGCTTACAAAATCTCACTCTTAGGACTATCAAACTCTtggagagcttacaaacctcagaGCCTGAAGTCAGAAtgctaaataaagaaaatttctttacccacctccctatggggggtcacccccagcgaaattcccaaactacccctgcttcggaaatgaacttccgaagcacttttttttttaaaaaattttccttgattcggaagttcatctccgaaaacacctcatggggggtgcgttcggagatgaacatccgaaaacacctcatggggggtgaattcggaagttcatttccgaattatgcagaaactgtgttttttttttttatgttttttcttaaacgcaaccgcattttaattaaacgttaccggcaaataaaataaacaatagatagactgaaaacactaatatgataaataaacaaaaaaaaaatactaatatgaaaatattatatacaaaccgaaataaataaaaatagtgtgctaaatatacaatccaaaatcaaaaaatgaataaaccccaccactactgggtgtgcctaacccgctcaccctgggccctcctctgccgcctgtaccccgccgcacggcccgcatcagtgacgatcatctccatcacggcgactgcctctggtccgccctgatgaatgacacctcgatgcaacgcgtcccgcccaagcatctctatccgctggcagatcggaaggagatcgatggcgtggtcatcctccgcctgccggttctccaggatctccttgtgtgctggcctaggagcgccgagaacgtcgggtctcaagagaggatgggacacccggtagtagacatggcaataaaacccagacccacgggtacccacccgaaccagccccgaagttgacggggaaaacccgctttgactgggtttgggttcgggtttgggttttccccgattagaaaacatgggAATGGGttgggtaatggggacactagtacccaccccgaacccgtccccgaacccgccccgtttatttcaatatgtacattattatttatatttcataatttatattattaaatatgtggctaatgttttaataatttgatttgtatttattattttaaatatttgaaatatatgtaagaatttttttgagattgttttattttgttatttataacgtaatttgatttttgaaaaagtaaatatttttattaaaaaaattgattttacgaaatagatggtggcggggcggggatacccgaacccaacccgaacccgtCAAGGACGGGTTTGgattttaattccccatccccgtttgggtttggggcgggtaacggggattgattAGAGATTCGGGTTTaggtttgggggaggtaaaaaccgtccccgacccgccccgttgtCATGCctacccggtagaaccatgtgacgtacccctccacactgtgccagtcctgggtgacccgcatgcgacggtactcctccggtaccacatgatgctgccactcctcccatatggcagtgagctgcactctggtcactgtgtcaggagcagcctcgaagggtgacctgggtatgatctgcacgaacccaaactgccgcatgcaccgctccgggagataccggaccatgatgccggtcccgcatgccaaccagcctgaatatagagcaaccccgtcgaaggggacaacctgagcatagtcggcgaacggcctccaggtgacgtcgtcgtgcatcgtgcggtccaggtataggaggtatggtcccaccgcatcgttccccctctggaggtcgtatctggcggccctgggcatggcgtcaacgtacgcaggatcgatgtggaagccgtggatgcgggagaagtaggagatgatccagctctgaaacacaaatacgataatgtattaaaattaaatacgaaacataaataaaaaaataaatacgagaatgtgttaaaatcaaacgtaccgtaagcagagtgcaggatccgaccagctgcctcgtcctccagttggaggcctcattcagcttctggtagagatatgccagagtagctgccccccagttccactggtgaacggtatccaggtccatgaaatagcggaggtaggtcacgtcgacgtacctggcgctcttgtccacaaagcatgcagcgcctaccacatgcatgtaccagcatcggagagcgcagccgcagtgatactctgtgaacagctcgtcaccctcaccctcagcctcggcagccgcgtccaggtggtgctcaaaataagtgctcagtgtggtgaactggatatgaggcccagatgtcgtggcgcactcaaagtgagcaacctcgtgctccatgcccaagtagagcgtcatccactcaatggcctccaccctctggatcttggagtgggtcaacagcggccccctaatcggcaggtggagaagacactgcacgtcatgcaaggtgatcgtcatctccccaaccggcaagtggaaagaggacgtctccttgtgccagcgctccacaaatgccccctgcatgccggtgctgatggtggtgtaccccgtcatgcagagcccgctgagccctgaacctcgcacatggtcgttaaaccactcagctgctggtttaaacagaccgaaaatcttgcgggcgtggttcaccattttcagcggctctctctcctgttacaaaaaaaacaaataagcgagaaataaacggtaaaattataaaaaatggtgacaaataaacggctaagttaaaaaaaatacctctccctcccagatccgccgagcgacgtgatcctggtagtgaatcagcagggaagtgtcaaaaggccctcccggaaagctatccacctcctgctcctcctgctcctcctcctccccgactggagggtcaacatccggtatgaagaagatacccgagccagcctactcctagagcctgaagcagatgaactctccaccaagtcctgtggaacgcggacacggcgtccccgtccctgcccccgtccctgggtcgacgccagctgcgccgccgcccgctcgcgtctagccgacgcagtctgggactctctcccctgtctgatgcgtgttggctggtctgacatgatcctgtaaacaatcgaaatcgattaatatgcgagacaaatgaaaaaacaaaaaaaaattaacttctggtacagttcggaagttcatttccgaaaactgggatggaggtgttttcggaaatgaacttccgaaacacccccacgcagagcttctctgcaacctccaatggcagacccaaaaacctaaaccaaatccatttttttgcctactaaacatcctaatatcagtactaagctatcttaatgtcattttttcagattctaaacaccctaatatagtttaatcaaatagatctaaaacttgaaaaaacaatgataaacttaccaattagtgtttaatgatgagtttggttgagtttggaagaagagtttggctacttcacacttgcttctgcagaaatttcgcctatggaagtgtttgatgatgattagggtaaatgatttgggggagggggagagttctgcttaatctgcagaacgcgttttatttcggaagttcatttccgaaattgtagtttcggaaatgaacttccgaaataagacatttttttcaaaaaaaaaggcgctttcagagatgaacttccgaaaacacctttttcatgcatttccgaagtcaggggtataatggggttttcaccagaggtggactagaagatagggaggtggccaaagaatttctcTAAATAAAACAACTACTATTTATCTTAAATATTTGtgtttgtcattatcaaaaaaggggagattgtgaaaacaaaatttatttattccatatcttttgaattttgatgataacaaagtatttgagAACAATTGGATAGACTAATGTGTGTTTAAGTGTGCAGGTACAAAGATCAATATACTGATTGAAAGTCAATTCTAAAACCGCACTGAACATTGAAAGAGAAGTTTTTAAGAGGCAAATTATGAAGATCATATTCTGGAGAATTAACTTCTGATCATAATCTGATGTCTCTAGACTCTGAACAAGCCAGCCTCTAAAGAGTCAGAGTCAGAAGGATTAGAAGGAaagactctgactctgaaggaCTAGAGCCTGAACCCAGTCAAAGCTCAAGAATTGAGAAAGTCTTGACACATCGCTATCAGATTATGAGGTCAATTTGTCTTGTTCTAATCATGTGATAACTCAACATAAACTTGCAGAAACCTGAAGGTTTTCAATTGATAATTCCTTTTgtagcaaaggaagttcaaatgaGTTTGCAACTGCATTATCCATTCGAGGAAGCTTGGCAACAAACCTGTTGATGCTTCTCTATAACGTCTCTCTTGTGCTTGAAGAAGCTGAAGTTTTTGAGAAAGATATAACATTGCGCCCTGACAAGAAAAGGAGAAGTTGCGCTGTCAAAACAAAGAGCACGAGCTAAATTAGAACTTCTTACCATTGTACATTCTAAGAAATTATTAAGTCTTAGAGTTTTCTTTGTTGTAATTTGTTTACACTTTtgattgtatatcaagtgtaaCTATCACTCTATCACTATCATTTATCTGTTAGATAGATTATTAGGTGTCTCTTACTTGCATGCTTGAGCagggaagtctcttgcttgtgtgtttGAGCATTTGTGAAATCTCTTGTTTGTGTACTTGAGCATTTgtaaagtctcttgcttgtgtgtttGAGAATTTTTAAAGTATCTTGCTTGTGTGTTTGAGAAATCAAAAGTCTCTTACatgtgtgcttgagcattgaagtcccttacttgtgtgtttgggcATTGGAAATCTCTTGCTTTTGTGCTTGAGCAACTTGTAATCAAATTCGATTGTAGTGGAAATATCTTGGAACTGCAAGGGAATTGGACTACTCATTACTTGTAGGAAGAACAAGGATAAATTGCTTGTGTCTTATCTTGCTTTATTCTTTACTTCTGTTCTAGATTATTCCGCTGGTATCCATCAGACTCTGAAACAGATTCTGAATATGACAATAAGAATTTGATATCAGATCTTtagaagaaaaaacataaaaagtcaacacaattcaacccccttcttgtgtttttctcaccaTCAGTATGTCCTACCTTTCTCTCGAGTATTTGAATACAAGTCATATAGCTTGACCATTTGATACTCACCTTTTACTAAGGAGTTAAGACTAAACTCGTCTCACACTTTTTCAATAAACGCGTAGACGGACGAGTTTGACGTATGTCCTACATTTTCTTAAAGTGTTTGAATACAAATTGTATAGCTTAGTCATCTGAAACTTGTATCCTCCTAAaaataatttaaccaatcaaattatgtTTTCGCCATAGCGTCACCTCGAAAACCTTTTTGCAAACGAGTATGCTTTATTCATTTCGACACGAAATAAACTAACGCTTCAGCCTCCAAACAAGCAATGTTTAACCATTCAATGTGATTTAAGAATCACTATTTAAAAGCACCCAACAAATGCGTAGTTTTCTACTACGAACTACGAAACTTTGATTTTCCCATTGCAcctgagaatacgtaggcacaagattttGAAATATTGGTGagtacaataataaaaaacctaaaaaaaaaatcttctttTTCGCATAATAATTATAGAAGATCACAAACTAACATCACACTAATACTCATTATCAAATCTAAATAAATTAGTCACATTGAGTACAACGAATGTAAGAGGTGCTAATACATTCCACTTGCATAATTGACtcccaaaccctaatttagtcaTGACGACTATTTTCTTCTCTTTCGTggattttatcgatattttttctttcatttggaaTATATAaagtttggtggcgactctgttgtatttcgagcgtGTGATGCACTCATGTATTTTTTGTGTTGCGATATTATCCAACCAAAAAGTGAAAATATGCTTGGCAACCGTCAGACGGCCCATAAGGACGCTCAAAAGAGTCAACCTCAATATGCTTCCCAATCCTACCTTCATGAATGAAAGTAAGAATTTGGGGGGAACTGATCTGGGCCGTCCCAACGGTCCAATAAGACTACCCAAATTGAGCTGCCCAATCAAGGAATCTTTTATATGGAATACGAATAGGTTGATCCTCGACAGAAGGTCGTGCACCTGATTCAACCTAATTTCTCATCACAAACCATCATATCTAATTAGACAATATCTCGCATCTCATATCAGGTATTCATTCACTCACTCTTGCAATGTTATATCTACGTGATCTCAATGACTTGTGCGGTAGGGTGTTAACCTTATACGAAAAgagtatatttttatataaaataaaatcataatgtaatatgaacatattttaaataGTATCAAATCCTAACAAAATGTTACCTAAAAGGAAACCCCAATACAAACGCTCACTCATTCTCATTTCCTTCTTTGTTACGTTATTTTCCTCTTCTTTTCTCTATTATTATTACGTGAAACAAAAaggtggatatatatatatatatatatatatatatatatatatatatatatatatatatatatatacatatatatatatatatatatatatagtctgcATCCCCTGAACAAGGATCGTGGCTCCTCCATTGTTTGTAATGACTGATATTCATAGAGATAATTGAACGTATACTTATTTAGGTGATTTAACCGGTGATGCACATAACTATGAGGTGCATTTCTTAAGAGAGAATGATCAGCGGGTTATGCAAGCAACCAAAAAAACTAACCATGACAAGTTATGGGCAGAGATTTATTCTAAATATGTGGTAAATTTGACACCTTAATGTCATTTGTAGTTGATTCTTTCGAGCTGCAAAGCTAAAAATAATATTCATGGCTTCATAATACACTTAATAACACCAAGATGAGTAATGTAGCAGATTCCGCTTAGCTGTAAAGCTAACAATAATATCATCTATTTTCAGATAATTCCAAAGAAGCTTTATTCCCTTCTTATCTTCATCTCTTTTTAGGCATAAAAGCCAAAGTAAGTTTATTCCTTTCTTATCTTCATTGTTTTTTAGGCATAAAAGTCaaagtaactttatttctttcttatcttcatccTTTTTAGGCATAAAAGCCAAAGTAACTTTAAAGTTGGACAAAGACAACTCTTATCTTAAAATTTAATAACATCATAGTAATATTATCATGGTAATGATATCCTAAATCCTTCTTAGAGATTTGGAATAACAGTGGAAGTAAATTCTCTATAAGCTTTGGAAAcataatttgaaaatatattttcattgaATCCATACACATTGAACCATTGTATAAACCAATTAATAAAAGATAATGAAATATTCTtattatatcaaatgaatcagTGTGCTCAAAAAGTTATAGAATACTAATTATGAATCCCTTGAACAAGGATCCTGGCTCCTCCATTGTTTGTAATGACTGATCTTCATAGAGATAATTGGGCGTATACTTATTTAGGTGATTTTAACGATGATGCACATAACTATGAGGTGCATTTCTTAAGAGAGGATGATCAGCTGGTTATGCAAGCAGCCAAAAAACTAACCACGGAAGGTTATGGACAGAGGTTTATGTCAAATTCAGAGTCTAGAATTGGTAATAAGTATTGTTCTAATCAGAGACTGCCTGATGTACTTCGTTATGTTGAGCAGGCTGTATGCAGTTGTGGAGCTGCCGTAGTCAATATGTGCAACTTTTTCTTTATTGTTTGCAGACGTACGAGGTGCTTTGTAGAAACGCCGCTTCTTTTCTTATGTTATTACTCTAACTGATTATCATAATTGGTATATGACACTAACTTTTATCATAGTTTAGCCACCAGCCAGACTCTTCTGAACTTAGTGGCAAACGCTTTGCGTACGATAGAGAAAGAACTTTGCACACAGTGGGTACTCTTGCAAATAATAAATTTGAGTTCAAAGTTCTACTTGAGGAATCATTTTCATTTCCAAAGTGTTAAGTTCTTTATATGATTTTTGTAGTTTTGCCTTGTTTTCCAATATTGAAGCTTATAATGCCTTGAATTCTGGTACTAGTACTGAGACTGGTGCTAATGGAAACTCTAGTTTGGTGAGGAAAATAAAAGGTCAAAATGTTGTTTTCAGTCAAAGGTATTCACAGAGTAAATAAGTTTTGCTGCCAAAGTACGCTTGCAGTCCATTGCTCTTTCTCCTAAGCTGTTGTCAATGGGGTAAATCAACTGATATGCATTAGTTGAGTTAAATAAATGAATGTAAGTTGTTGGTTTAGAAATagaaacatttatttatatttacatACTAAGATTAATTATAaagaaattattaatatttataaataaatatttttttttaaaagttaataaATCATTTACCTGACAAACAGTTATTATGTCTATATTGTAAAGAGGTGCTCTTGTATCACATTAAGTAATCTATTTATACATTTTAAAAAAAGTACAGATTGCAATTGTTAAGATAATTTATTATTCACATACATCATTTGAATTGCCCCTTATttcatttaattgaataaaatatacTTTAAGGTTAGTGCACTGagacttgccatgtcatatttaCACATACATCTAATCAAAATTCTTACACttgtcatgtcatattaattttttaaaattaaaattatgttttaattagatacatgattGTGActaattgacagtgtaaaaatattttacactatcaatgcatattttttttttcttaaactaataaaaataCAACATCTAACTTTCACCACTAAACTAATTTGAGTAAATAGTCAATAGAGCGATTTTTGTTCTCAATTCCGGTAAAAAGAAAGTTTCCATCCCTCTAGAAcattaatttacaattttattttcgTTGCGTGGTAACATAACATGACATACATTATTAAATGTTACACACCATAATTAAATTACGTTCCATTTTGAGAGATACATAAGTCGTTAACATGTCACATTATGATAGAGCCAAAATGTAATACTTAAAAACTTAGTAGAATGTAAACAGAATATTTTACAAGAATTAAGTATCCCCAAAAAGTTCGGGCGACAACTATATTTCCAAAATTAAAACTCACATCAGTTGAATGTTTTGATTACAAAGTAACTTGGCTTTCCAGTTTTATTTTCCCTTTCTTTGTAATTATAGTTCACCCTATATCaatttacataaaaaaaaaatttacatttacTTTATCTCAGGATTGTTTTCTTCAAAAGGAACACACTACTAAcattgtatttgtcaaaagaCCTGTTATCCTTTTTTTAAAGGACCTGTTAACTTTTAACTACTTCAATGTTGTCATGGATTTCAAAAACTGTTTAATATTATGTAAACAACAGAGCAACGTGCACATATCTTTAAAACAGTTCCCCCCCTTTTTTTCTCCATCTAGGCTTTACATTCACCAATTATATCGAACACCTTTTCCTTGAGTTTCTCCATTATCtgcagaaagaaaagaagaaacaaGGTGTCATTAATAGAAACTGAACCGTGCGGCACAAGTTTTGATACAGTAGAATTCTATGATGCATACCGAGTTAGATTCGCTAGCCCATCTTCTGACGGAACTGGCAGCATTTCTGAGGTGAGAACAGTGTGAGGAATCAAATTTCAAATAATAGGTTGAGGTTTCATTAGCATCGGCAACCCAGATATGATTTGAATGGTCCTTCTCCTTTTTTATAAGATTACAGAAACCAACCTACATATAACAAGAACACGGGTTTTATCTAATGTCTGAAGTAACACAAATTTAGTAGCGTTTTGCAAACTAGACAGCCTAAAACCATGGAATCGAATTCAATCCATAATGGATAGTTTAAATTAGCAGTAAGAAAAAGTAGAGAAGAATGTAATTACCGTAGATCCAGCCAGATTATGGTTGATTGGGGGAAATGAATTATGCTCAATCAATGGGGAGCAAAAGCATATGGCAAGCAATGTGTCCATTAACTCTTCTGACTGTAAACCATACATGATGGATTCATCGGTCACAAAAACCCATTGCTTCTTTTGCTGACTTGATGTATAAACCTCTCCCACATGCACAACAAATGCAACAACATCGAACTCACTGTATAAGAACAATAACAAGGCTATGTTAAATATTGACTTGCTATTCTTTTTTTACTCACAAAGATAATTAAAAGAAAACTGGGGTGACAAAATACTTGGAAACATGAATTTCGCTCAAACATGACAGTGTGATTGATTTTCGACTGCTGAAAAATGGCCTACAAAGGACAAAAATAAGATTGGTTTAGAATTTACATAACCATAAGAAAGCCTGGTAGaaactcttttttctttctttttcccatCCTATTCTGAATTGATTGATACCTACTTAAACCGTTCCTTTGCATTAGAAGATAATGGCAACCACTTGGTAGAAGATCCTCTAGTCTGCAAGTTAAGAACATCTGAATCACAGCCTGATGGTATGagtcct
Encoded proteins:
- the LOC131658160 gene encoding protein MAINTENANCE OF MERISTEMS-like, producing the protein MDLDTVHQWNWGAATLAYLYQKLNEASNWRTRQLVGSCTLLTSWIISYFSRIHGFHIDPAYVDAMPRAARYDLQRGNDAVGPYLLYLDRTMHDDVTWRPFADYAQVVPFDGVALYSGWLACGTGIMVRYLPERCMRQFGFVQIIPRSPFEAAPDTVTRVQLTAIWEEWQHHVVPEEYRRMRVTQDWHSLCLSMTFSYTLRA